One Candidatus Cardinium hertigii DNA window includes the following coding sequences:
- a CDS encoding YebC/PmpR family DNA-binding transcriptional regulator — protein sequence MAGHSKWSNIKRKKEINDAKRSKIFTKLAKEITVAARNGSPDPTLNLRLRLAIQNAKGANMTKEAILRAIHKGNKMDSSVYEEVNYEGVGPHGVAIMVTCMTDKVIRTVANVRTIFTKYGGSLEKSGSISFLFDHKAVFIIPLGVIKQEDDFVLALIDAGAETVEKGEETMYTTCSVAHFGRVQQQLEATAVTPVYCGLQYIPHTFVEVNNEALVKLNKLVRALKEEEDVQQVYHNIALKEEQREVWEQDDLWFS from the coding sequence ATGGCAGGGCATAGTAAATGGTCTAATATTAAGCGTAAGAAAGAGATAAACGATGCTAAAAGAAGCAAAATCTTCACCAAACTGGCTAAAGAAATAACGGTAGCTGCTAGGAATGGCTCCCCAGATCCAACGCTGAACCTGCGCCTGCGTTTGGCTATTCAAAATGCAAAGGGGGCAAATATGACTAAAGAGGCTATATTGCGTGCTATTCATAAAGGCAATAAAATGGATTCATCTGTATATGAGGAAGTGAATTATGAGGGCGTTGGTCCCCATGGGGTGGCTATTATGGTAACCTGTATGACAGATAAGGTTATTCGAACAGTAGCTAATGTACGTACTATTTTTACTAAATATGGTGGGAGCTTAGAGAAAAGTGGTTCAATTTCATTTTTGTTTGATCACAAAGCTGTTTTTATCATTCCATTAGGGGTTATCAAGCAGGAAGATGATTTTGTATTGGCTTTAATAGATGCAGGTGCAGAAACAGTAGAGAAAGGGGAGGAAACTATGTATACTACTTGTTCGGTAGCGCATTTTGGTCGCGTACAACAACAGTTAGAGGCAACTGCTGTTACGCCTGTTTATTGTGGTTTACAATATATACCCCATACTTTTGTAGAGGTAAATAATGAAGCATTGGTAAAATTAAACAAGCTTGTAAGGGCTTTAAAAGAAGAAGAGGATGTACAACAAGTATATCATAATATAGCGCTTAAGGAGGAGCAAAGGGAGGTTTGGGAACAGGACGATCTCTGGTTTAGTTGA
- the ruvB gene encoding Holliday junction branch migration DNA helicase RuvB, with protein sequence MENNSHNIWDELGKPIEAFDKALRPLQFRDFYGQEELINNMQVFVAAAKQRKEALDHVLLHGPPGLGKTTMAYIIASELNANIKVTSGPVLDKPSNLAGILTNLAAYDVLFIDEIHRLNPIVEEYLYTAMEDFKIDILLDSGPSARSIQLVLQPFTLVGATTRSGLLTAPLRARFGINARLDYYDATLLAKIVQRAALLLHLTVDQAAAYEIAQRSRGTPRIAHNLLRRTRDFAQIKGNGSITQDMVKLSLAALNVDENGLDAMDKRILINIIEKFRGGPVGLATLATACSEEAETIEEVYEPFLIQEGYIKRTSRGRIATELAYKQLGVPYRVDLFGK encoded by the coding sequence ATGGAAAATAATTCACATAACATATGGGATGAGTTAGGGAAGCCAATAGAAGCATTTGATAAAGCTTTGCGCCCACTGCAGTTTAGAGATTTTTACGGACAGGAAGAGTTAATAAACAATATGCAAGTGTTTGTGGCAGCCGCTAAACAAAGGAAAGAAGCATTGGATCACGTCCTACTGCATGGTCCACCTGGTTTAGGGAAGACTACCATGGCCTATATTATTGCTAGTGAACTGAATGCTAATATAAAAGTAACATCTGGACCTGTTTTGGATAAACCTAGTAATTTAGCAGGTATTTTAACAAATTTAGCTGCTTATGATGTGCTTTTTATAGATGAAATACATCGTTTGAATCCCATAGTAGAGGAGTATTTGTATACTGCTATGGAAGATTTTAAAATAGACATTCTATTAGATTCAGGACCTAGTGCACGAAGTATACAGTTGGTATTGCAGCCTTTTACGTTGGTGGGGGCTACTACGCGTTCGGGTTTATTGACAGCACCTTTGCGTGCTCGTTTTGGTATTAATGCACGGCTGGATTACTACGATGCTACCTTGTTAGCAAAGATCGTGCAGCGGGCTGCACTTTTATTGCATTTAACTGTGGATCAAGCTGCTGCTTATGAGATTGCCCAACGCAGTAGGGGTACGCCTCGTATAGCGCATAACCTCTTAAGACGTACCAGGGATTTTGCTCAAATTAAAGGGAATGGTTCTATTACCCAAGATATGGTTAAACTCAGCTTGGCTGCACTGAATGTAGATGAAAATGGACTAGATGCGATGGATAAACGTATTCTTATCAATATTATTGAAAAATTCAGGGGGGGGCCTGTGGGTCTTGCTACGCTTGCTACAGCTTGCTCAGAAGAAGCTGAAACCATAGAAGAAGTATATGAGCCTTTTCTTATTCAGGAAGGCTACATTAAACGTACTTCCCGGGGAAGAATAGCTACGGAATTAGCTTACAAACAGTTAGGGGTGCCTTATAGGGTGGATTTATTTGGTAAATAA